From one Nycticebus coucang isolate mNycCou1 chromosome 14, mNycCou1.pri, whole genome shotgun sequence genomic stretch:
- the GRK2 gene encoding beta-adrenergic receptor kinase 1, with translation MADLEAVLADVSYLMAMEKSKATPAARASKKILLPEPSIRSVMQKYLEDRGEVTFEKIFSQKLGYLLFRDFCLNHLEEAKPLVEFYEEIKKYEKLETEDERVACSREIFDSYIMKELLACSHPFSKSATEHVQGHLVKKQVPPDLFQPYIEEICQNLRGDVFQKFIESDKFTRFCQWKNVELNIHLTMNDFSVHRIIGRGGFGEVYGCRKADTGKMYAMKCLDKKRIKMKQGETLALNERIMLSLVSTGDCPFIVCMSYAFHTPDKLSFILDLMNGGDLHYHLSQHGVFSEADMRFYAAEIILGLEHMHSRFVVYRDLKPANILLDEHGHVRISDLGLACDFSKKKPHASVGTHGYMAPEVLQKGVAYDSSADWFSLGCMLFKLLRGHSPFRQHKTKDKHEIDRMTLTMAVELPDSFSPELRSLLEGLLQRDVNRRLGCLGRGAQEVKESPFFRSLDWQMVFLQKYPPPLIPPRGEVNAADAFDIGSFDEEDTKGIKLLDSDQELYRNFPLTISERWQQEVAETVFDTINAETDRLEARKKAKNKQLGHEEDYALGKDCIMHGYMSKMGNPFLTQWQRRYFYLFPNRLEWRGEGEAPQSLLTMEEIQSVEETQIKERKCLLLKIRGGKQFVLQCDSDPELVQWKKELRDAYREAQQLVQRVPKMKNKPRSPAVELSKVPLVQRGSANGL, from the exons ATGGCGGACCTGGAGGCGGTGCTGGCCGACGTGAGCTACCTGATGGCCATGGAGAAGAGCAAGGCCACGCCGGCCGCGCGCGCCAGCAAGAAGATCCTGCTGCCGGAGCCCAG CATCCGCAGTGTCATGCAGAAGTACCTAGAGGACCGAGGAGAGGTGACCTTTGAGAAGATCTTCTCCCAGAAGCTGG GGTACTTGCTCTTCCGAGACTTCTGCCTGAACCACCTGGAGGAGGCCAAGCCTTTGGTAGAGTTCTATGAGGAG ATCAAAAAATATGAGAAGCTGGAGACGGAGGACGAGCGTGTGGCTTGCAGCCGGGAGATCTTTGACTCGTACATCATGAAGGAACTGCTGGCTTGCTCACAC CCCTTCTCCAAGAGTGCCACTGAGCATGTCCAAGGCCACCTGGTGAAGAAGCAGGTGCCTCCAGACCTCTTCCAG CCATACATCGAAGAGATTTGTCAGAACCTTCGAGGGGATGTGTTCCAGAAATTCATCGAGAG CGATAAGTTCACACGCTTTTGCCAGTGGAAGAACGTGGAGCTCAACATCCAT CTGACCATGAATGACTTCAGTGTGCACCGCATCATTGGGCGTGGGGGCTTTGGGGAGGTCTACGGGTGCCGGAAAGCCGACACGGGCAAGAT GTATGCCATGAAGTGTTTGGACAAGAAGCGCATCAAGATGAAGCAGGGGGAGACGCTGGCCCTGAATGAGCGCATCATGCTCTCCCTCGTCAGCACCGGG gACTGTCCCTTCATCGTCTGCATGTCGTATGCATTCCACACGCCAGACAAGCTAAGCTTCATCCTGGACCTCATGAACG GTGGGGACCTGCACTACCACCTGTCCCAGCATGGGGTCTTCTCCGAGGCTGACATGCGCTTCTACGCAGCGGAGATCATCCTGGGCCTGGAGCACATGCACAGCCGCTTCGTGGTCTACCGAGACCTGAAG CCGGCCAACATCCTTCTGGACGAGCACGGCCATGTGCGGATCTCGGACCTGGGCCTGGCCTGCGACTTCTCCAAGAAGAAGCCCCACGCCAGCGT GGGCACCCATGGGTACATGGCCCCTGAGGTCCTGCAGAAGGGTGTGGCCTACGACAGCAGTGCTGACTGGTTCTCCCTGGGCTGCATGCTCTTCAAGCTGCTGCGGGG GCATAGCCCCTTCCGGCAGCACAAGACCAAAGATAAGCACGAGATCGACCGCATGACATTGACGATG GCTGTGGAGCTGCCCGACTCCTTCTCCCCTGAACTCCGCTCCCTGCTGGAGGGCTTGCTGCAGAGAGACGTCAACCGGAGACTGGGCTGCCTGGGCCGTGG GGCTCAGGAGGTGAAGGAGAGCCCCTTTTTCCGCTCCCTGGACTGGCAGATGGTCTTCTTGCAGAAG TACCCTCCCCCGCTGATCCCCCCTCGAGGAGAGGTGAATGCAGCTGACGCCTTCGACATTGGCTCCTTTGATGAGGAGGACACAAAAGGAATCAAG CTACTGGATAGTGACCAGGAGCTCTACAGAAACTTCCCCCTCACCATCTCGGAGCGGTGGCAGCAGGAGGTGGCAGAGACTGTCTTCGACACCATCAATGCTGAGACAGACCGCCTGGAGGCCCGAAAGAAAGCCAAGAACAAGCAGCTGGGCCATGAGGAAG ACTACGCCCTGGGCAAGGACTGTATCATGCACGGCTACATGTCCAAGATGGGCAACCCCTTCCTGACCCAGTGGCAGCGGCGGTACTTCTACCTGTTCCCCAACCGGCTTGAGTGGCGGGGCGAGGGTGAGGCCCCG CAGAGCCTGCTGACCATGGAGGAGATCCAGTCGGTGGAGGAGACGCAAATCAAGGAGCGCAAGTGCCTCCTGCTCAAGATCCGTGGAGGCAAACAGTTCGTCCTGCAGTGTGAT AGTGACCCTGAGCTGGTGCAGTGGAAGAAGGAGCTGCGTGATGCCTACCGTGAGGCCCAGCAGCTGGTCCAGCGGGTGCCCAAGATGAAGAACAAGCCCCGCTCACCTGCAGTGGAGCTGAGCAAAGTGCCGCTGGTCCAGCGTGGCAGCGCCAATGGCCTCTGA